From Dermochelys coriacea isolate rDerCor1 chromosome 23, rDerCor1.pri.v4, whole genome shotgun sequence, one genomic window encodes:
- the LOC119847347 gene encoding ADP-ribosylation factor 6-like isoform X2, translating into MGKMLSKIFGNKEMRILMLGLDAAGKTTILYKLKLGQSVTTIPTVGFNVETVTYKNVKFNVWDVGGQDKIRPLWRHYYTGTQGLIFVVDCADRDRIDEGRQELHRIINDREMRDAIILIFANKQDLPDAMKPHEIQEKLGLTRIRDRN; encoded by the exons ATGGGGAAAATGCTGTCCAAGATCTTTGGCAATAAGGAGATGCGGATTCTGATGCTAGGGCTGGACGCAGCCGGCAAGACCACCATCCTTTACAAGCTGAAGCTGGGCCAGTCGGTCACCACCATCCCCACCGTGGGCTTCAACGTGGAGACTGTGACCTACAAGAACGTCAAGTTCAACGTCTGGGACGTGGGGGGCCAGGACAAGATCCGGCCCCTCTGGAGACACTACTACACAGGTACCCAGGGGCTCATCTTTGTGGTGGACTGCGCCGATCGTGACCGGATTGATGAAGGCCGGCAGGAGCTGCACCGCATCATCAATGACCGGGAGATGCGTGACGCCATCATCCTCATCTTCGCCAACAAGCAGGACCTGCCCGACGCCATGAAGCCCCACGAAATCCAGGAGAAACTGGGACTGACACGTATTAGGGACAGGAATTG A
- the LOC119847347 gene encoding ADP-ribosylation factor 6-like isoform X1, with protein MGKMLSKIFGNKEMRILMLGLDAAGKTTILYKLKLGQSVTTIPTVGFNVETVTYKNVKFNVWDVGGQDKIRPLWRHYYTGTQGLIFVVDCADRDRIDEGRQELHRIINDREMRDAIILIFANKQDLPDAMKPHEIQEKLGLTRIRDRNWYVQPSCATSGEGLCEGLMWLTSNYKS; from the coding sequence ATGGGGAAAATGCTGTCCAAGATCTTTGGCAATAAGGAGATGCGGATTCTGATGCTAGGGCTGGACGCAGCCGGCAAGACCACCATCCTTTACAAGCTGAAGCTGGGCCAGTCGGTCACCACCATCCCCACCGTGGGCTTCAACGTGGAGACTGTGACCTACAAGAACGTCAAGTTCAACGTCTGGGACGTGGGGGGCCAGGACAAGATCCGGCCCCTCTGGAGACACTACTACACAGGTACCCAGGGGCTCATCTTTGTGGTGGACTGCGCCGATCGTGACCGGATTGATGAAGGCCGGCAGGAGCTGCACCGCATCATCAATGACCGGGAGATGCGTGACGCCATCATCCTCATCTTCGCCAACAAGCAGGACCTGCCCGACGCCATGAAGCCCCACGAAATCCAGGAGAAACTGGGACTGACACGTATTAGGGACAGGAATTGGTATGTCCAGCCCTCATGTGCAACGTCCGGGGAAGGACTCTGCGAAGGTCTGATGTGGCTGACGTCCAATTACAAATCCTAA